One segment of Bacillus alkalisoli DNA contains the following:
- a CDS encoding sensor domain-containing diguanylate cyclase, with protein MELFVLLLSAITLASLFNMFRHFLPRIYQKLLINSGFLLFLLVPTYFLDIPPYAVLSVYILIVLSMAFYFHIIGALVSIIVGLLLGYNYGLPTSHLIELFIIYISILFLTYLLFRRIKQSKDLNENWISQLMKQSKQLHVYREIGTMMQQTSSLDKQLLTILTALTAGHGLGFNRAIIFLKVNEDDVLYGRMAVGPRTAEEGFHIWENIAAKKYQLTDLIEINNNETHTDLELNDIVQSLVIPLNNQHSSAYKAMKTRTPSIITENHVEDDFQQQMKLLFQMEEYAIVPLIHKGNEIGIVVIDNVVNKKPITLEDLEGVLPFANQAAVGIEQATMYEKMEQLAKRDGLTGLYNQRSLQQTLRLLFQDEQVSWPVSLIMIDIDFFKHFNDRNGHLLGNEVLIQLANLLQTTVGKGHSIYRFGGEELSIVMPKSNAEAAYELAEKIRHAVTTTRFPEGQHQPLGMLTISIGAACTEDLSTLSKDALISAADEALYAAKNNGKNRTVVFKGE; from the coding sequence ATGGAGCTATTCGTACTCTTACTCTCAGCTATCACACTTGCTAGCCTTTTTAACATGTTTCGTCACTTTTTACCAAGAATATATCAAAAATTATTAATAAATAGTGGCTTTTTATTATTTCTTTTAGTTCCAACTTACTTTTTAGATATTCCTCCTTATGCGGTGCTAAGTGTATATATCCTAATCGTGTTAAGTATGGCTTTTTATTTTCATATAATAGGAGCCTTAGTAAGTATCATTGTAGGTTTATTACTTGGATATAACTATGGTCTACCAACTTCTCATCTAATAGAACTATTTATTATATACATATCTATTTTATTTTTAACTTACTTGCTTTTTAGAAGAATAAAGCAGAGCAAAGATTTGAACGAAAACTGGATATCGCAACTGATGAAACAGTCCAAACAGCTTCATGTTTACAGAGAAATCGGTACGATGATGCAGCAAACATCTTCGCTAGATAAACAACTTTTAACGATTTTAACTGCGTTAACGGCTGGTCACGGACTAGGTTTTAACCGTGCCATCATTTTTTTAAAAGTGAATGAGGACGATGTTCTATATGGGCGTATGGCTGTTGGGCCGCGCACGGCAGAAGAAGGCTTTCATATATGGGAAAATATTGCCGCGAAAAAATATCAGTTAACCGATCTAATAGAAATTAATAATAATGAGACTCATACTGACTTAGAGCTCAATGATATCGTGCAGTCTTTGGTTATTCCTTTGAACAATCAACATTCTTCTGCCTATAAAGCGATGAAAACAAGAACTCCTAGTATTATTACGGAGAACCATGTAGAAGACGATTTTCAACAACAGATGAAACTGCTTTTTCAAATGGAAGAATATGCGATTGTTCCACTCATTCATAAAGGAAATGAAATAGGAATAGTTGTGATTGATAATGTTGTAAACAAGAAGCCAATTACGTTAGAAGATTTAGAAGGTGTGCTTCCATTTGCTAACCAAGCAGCTGTTGGCATTGAACAAGCGACGATGTATGAAAAAATGGAACAACTCGCAAAACGAGATGGGTTAACAGGGTTGTATAACCAACGTTCGTTGCAGCAGACGTTACGCCTTTTATTTCAAGATGAACAAGTGAGTTGGCCAGTTAGCCTCATTATGATTGACATCGATTTTTTCAAACATTTTAATGACAGAAATGGTCATTTACTAGGGAATGAAGTGTTAATTCAGCTCGCTAATTTGTTGCAAACAACTGTTGGAAAAGGCCACTCTATTTACAGATTTGGCGGAGAAGAACTATCTATTGTCATGCCTAAGAGTAACGCAGAAGCTGCGTATGAGTTAGCAGAAAAAATTCGTCATGCAGTGACAACGACTAGATTTCCTGAAGGGCAACATCAGCCGCTCGGTATGCTAACCATTAGCATTGGTGCCGCTTGTACGGAAGACCTCTCTACTCTATCAAAAGATGCATTAATAAGTGCTGCAGATGAAGCTTTGTATGCAGCTAAAAATAATGGCAAAAACCGAACTGTTGTATTTAAAGGAGAGTGA
- a CDS encoding glycoside hydrolase family 32 protein codes for MTSKDDALKQQALAEVEKYKELVENDYYRLNYHIMPPVGLLNDPNGFIHWNGTYHLFYQWMPFKTGHGAKFWGHYTSTDLVQWTHEKIALAPSDWFDKNGCYSGCAISHQGELLLFYTGNVKDEEGNRETYQCLAVSKDGIRFEKKGPVVQLPTEAYTAHFRDPKVWKHDDKWYMVVGAQSHELEGKVALLKSENGTDWQHVGAIAGSNLNGLGEFGYMWECPDLFHLDDKDVLIVSPQGLKPEGYKYQNVFQAGYFLGKLEYQEANFEHGEFVELDRGFEFYAPQTTLDENGRRLLIGWMGVPEQQEDKHPTIENRWIHCMTLPRELKMVNDKLIQQPVEELALLRKSKLELQNVYAVDEMLELDGMSGDSYELFVELLENDYSFLEINVRDNVRLIYNREEKRFSMERVNFVTSQTEIRSCSLEELSLLTIYLDTSSIEVFVNGGEEVFTARMFPFESNRAIKVGAKGKLKMNVIKWDI; via the coding sequence TTCATTCACTGGAACGGAACATATCACTTATTTTATCAATGGATGCCATTTAAAACTGGTCATGGCGCAAAGTTTTGGGGTCACTACACATCAACAGACCTTGTCCAATGGACACACGAAAAAATTGCCCTAGCACCGAGTGACTGGTTTGATAAAAATGGCTGTTATTCAGGATGCGCCATTTCCCATCAAGGTGAACTACTCCTTTTTTACACAGGAAATGTAAAAGATGAAGAAGGAAACCGTGAAACCTACCAATGCCTTGCCGTATCTAAGGATGGCATCCGTTTTGAAAAAAAAGGGCCAGTAGTCCAGTTACCTACTGAAGCATATACCGCACACTTCCGCGACCCGAAAGTATGGAAACATGATGATAAGTGGTATATGGTTGTTGGTGCACAAAGTCATGAACTAGAAGGAAAAGTTGCGCTTTTAAAATCCGAAAACGGAACAGATTGGCAACATGTGGGAGCAATTGCTGGGTCTAATTTGAACGGATTAGGAGAATTTGGCTACATGTGGGAATGCCCTGATTTGTTTCACCTTGATGACAAGGATGTATTAATTGTCTCTCCACAAGGGTTAAAGCCAGAAGGCTATAAGTATCAAAATGTGTTTCAAGCCGGATATTTCCTAGGGAAATTAGAATATCAAGAGGCAAACTTTGAACATGGAGAGTTTGTAGAACTCGATAGAGGCTTTGAATTTTACGCGCCACAAACAACGTTAGATGAAAATGGACGCAGATTGCTGATCGGATGGATGGGTGTACCGGAACAACAAGAAGATAAACATCCAACAATAGAAAACCGCTGGATTCACTGCATGACCTTGCCAAGAGAATTAAAAATGGTAAACGATAAGCTCATTCAACAACCAGTAGAAGAGTTAGCTCTTTTACGAAAGTCAAAGCTTGAACTCCAAAATGTTTACGCAGTAGACGAAATGCTAGAGTTAGATGGTATGAGTGGAGATAGTTATGAGTTATTTGTTGAATTACTAGAGAATGACTACTCCTTTTTGGAAATAAACGTAAGAGATAACGTGAGACTTATCTATAATAGAGAAGAAAAACGCTTTTCCATGGAGAGGGTTAACTTCGTGACATCTCAAACAGAAATTCGTAGTTGCTCTTTAGAAGAATTGTCTTTGTTAACTATATATTTAGACACATCATCCATAGAAGTATTTGTGAATGGTGGGGAAGAAGTGTTTACAGCCCGTATGTTCCCGTTTGAAAGCAACCGTGCTATAAAGGTTGGTGCAAAAGGAAAACTAAAAATGAATGTCATAAAATGGGACATATAA
- a CDS encoding DUF1836 domain-containing protein: MRQGWTRLQLANLLKVVIEKNNEEVLRVIQSIGTVSTDLQQKLINCLENNKLGFSMNDIATLGNQLECTTISETALKNWVKREMKEFIGSPEVGKKYSIQQAALLYIVKDLKTILDFEAIRPVLRLVFNNPKDRKDDLISPVKYLLAYSNLYEELVRKGEILTEDYIANEVKEYMKMYEHLSEKQQSNMESALMVSILSVRAAYIKAIAMNYVQEAPK; the protein is encoded by the coding sequence ATGCGACAAGGCTGGACACGTTTACAGTTAGCCAACCTACTAAAGGTTGTTATAGAAAAGAATAACGAAGAAGTACTCAGGGTCATCCAATCCATTGGGACAGTCTCTACAGACCTGCAACAAAAGCTTATCAATTGCCTTGAAAACAACAAACTTGGTTTCTCTATGAACGACATAGCTACACTAGGAAACCAGCTCGAATGTACGACCATTTCGGAAACGGCCTTAAAAAATTGGGTAAAGCGCGAAATGAAAGAGTTCATTGGCTCTCCTGAGGTCGGAAAAAAATACTCGATACAACAAGCAGCATTGCTTTACATAGTGAAAGACTTAAAGACAATCCTCGACTTTGAAGCCATCCGCCCCGTGTTACGGTTAGTTTTTAACAATCCAAAGGATCGAAAAGACGACCTGATTAGTCCAGTTAAGTATTTACTTGCGTACTCTAACCTCTATGAAGAACTTGTACGAAAAGGGGAAATACTAACCGAGGACTATATCGCTAATGAAGTGAAGGAATATATGAAAATGTACGAACACCTATCGGAAAAACAACAATCCAACATGGAAAGTGCCTTAATGGTTTCGATCCTTTCCGTTCGTGCAGCCTATATAAAAGCCATTGCGATGAACTATGTTCAAGAAGCTCCCAAATAA
- a CDS encoding SRPBCC family protein: MADLQDTVEINKPIEEVFSFFTHIENSLEVMSNVTKVTLLTEGPLQVGSKFEETRNIRGKEATAVIEVIELDAPNRYGVKSDSNGLTVTYHYYFRPTLDNTTKVSFEGKIKTSGLRMLLSKPVIRKILQKEDGEHLRTLKELLEKKADRE; this comes from the coding sequence ATGGCCGACTTGCAAGATACAGTTGAAATCAATAAGCCGATAGAAGAAGTATTTTCTTTTTTCACCCATATAGAAAACTCTCTAGAAGTGATGAGTAATGTAACGAAGGTAACCTTATTAACAGAAGGCCCTCTACAAGTTGGCAGTAAGTTTGAAGAAACGCGAAATATTCGTGGTAAGGAAGCAACGGCTGTTATAGAAGTAATAGAATTAGATGCACCGAATCGTTATGGTGTAAAAAGCGACTCCAATGGATTAACGGTTACGTACCATTATTATTTCCGCCCAACGTTGGATAACACAACAAAAGTCTCATTTGAAGGTAAAATTAAAACAAGTGGCCTGCGCATGTTATTGTCAAAGCCCGTGATACGAAAGATTTTACAAAAAGAAGATGGAGAACACTTACGAACGTTGAAGGAGCTTTTGGAGAAAAAAGCTGATAGGGAATAG
- a CDS encoding short-chain fatty acid transporter, with amino-acid sequence MKPIISFFNRLMQRYLPDPFLFVIILTFVVFGLGLIFTSSGPVDMVKHWGDGFWGLLAFSMQMVLVLVTGYVLASSPVFKKFLGALASTAKSPGSAIVIVTVVSLIASWINWGFGLVIGALFAKELAKKVENVDYRLLIASAYSGFIVWHGGFSGSIPLTIATEGHFSQDLIGVISTSETIFSTFNLILLAALFLVLPLMNRLLMPSKEDTVSVDRTLLEEASNLQAATIEKANMTPAERLENSYILSLTVSVMGLAFLFYYFANNGFSLNLNIVNFLFLFLGILFHWTPKNFLESVMNAVKGASGIIIQFPFYAGIMGMMTASGLAAVMSEAFVSISNEHTFHFFAFLSAGIVNFFVPSGGGQWAVQAPVMLEAAKAMDVSIAKTALAVSWGDAWTNLIQPFWALPALAIAGLKAKDIMGFCVILLFVSGAIISLAFLLL; translated from the coding sequence ATGAAGCCAATAATTTCTTTTTTCAATCGGCTAATGCAACGTTATTTACCTGATCCATTTTTATTTGTTATTATCCTTACTTTTGTTGTATTTGGATTAGGTCTAATTTTCACAAGCAGTGGACCAGTTGACATGGTAAAGCATTGGGGAGATGGCTTTTGGGGATTGCTCGCATTCTCGATGCAAATGGTACTTGTACTTGTTACAGGTTATGTTTTAGCAAGTAGTCCTGTATTCAAAAAATTTCTAGGAGCACTTGCTTCTACTGCAAAATCACCAGGATCTGCTATCGTTATCGTAACAGTTGTTTCGTTAATTGCTAGTTGGATTAACTGGGGATTCGGATTAGTTATTGGGGCACTTTTTGCAAAAGAGCTTGCGAAAAAGGTGGAAAACGTAGATTATCGCCTACTAATTGCAAGCGCTTACAGCGGATTTATTGTGTGGCATGGTGGATTCTCTGGTTCCATACCGTTAACAATTGCAACAGAAGGACATTTTTCTCAAGATCTAATTGGGGTCATTTCTACTTCCGAAACTATTTTCTCTACATTTAACTTAATTCTTTTAGCTGCTTTGTTTTTAGTATTACCTTTAATGAACAGACTTTTAATGCCTTCAAAAGAAGATACAGTTTCTGTTGACCGTACATTATTAGAAGAAGCATCTAACTTACAAGCAGCAACAATCGAAAAGGCAAATATGACACCAGCTGAACGTCTAGAAAACAGTTATATTTTATCACTAACTGTATCTGTTATGGGGTTAGCCTTTTTATTCTATTATTTTGCAAACAATGGCTTTAGTTTAAATTTAAATATCGTTAATTTCCTATTCTTATTCTTAGGAATCCTGTTCCACTGGACTCCTAAAAACTTCTTAGAATCAGTAATGAATGCGGTGAAAGGTGCAAGTGGTATCATCATTCAGTTCCCGTTCTATGCTGGTATTATGGGAATGATGACAGCATCAGGCTTAGCGGCGGTTATGTCAGAAGCGTTCGTTAGCATTTCTAATGAGCATACATTCCACTTTTTCGCATTCTTAAGCGCTGGTATTGTTAACTTCTTCGTACCATCTGGAGGCGGCCAGTGGGCTGTCCAAGCTCCAGTTATGCTAGAAGCTGCAAAAGCAATGGACGTATCTATTGCAAAAACGGCTCTTGCTGTATCATGGGGCGATGCTTGGACGAACTTAATCCAACCGTTCTGGGCGTTGCCGGCACTTGCCATTGCGGGACTCAAGGCGAAAGACATCATGGGCTTCTGTGTTATTTTACTATTTGTAAGTGGAGCTATCATTTCTCTAGCTTTCTTACTACTATAA
- the nfsA gene encoding oxygen-insensitive NADPH nitroreductase, whose product MNEVINTLLAHRSIRKFEDKQLTKEQIETIVKSAQAASTSSFIQAYSIIGVSNKEKKQELAELAGNQSYVENSGHFFVFCADLHRHDVIAEMEGVDLSESLESTEKYMVSLIDASLAAQNAAIAAESMGLGICYIGGLRNNLEKVCEVLQTPNRVIPLFGLTVGYPAQDPGVKPRLPVSNVYHEETYEPNNEQFKEQLEAYNKEISQYYYERTNGMRNDKWTAQMASMLESPKRMYMKEFVEKKGFNKK is encoded by the coding sequence ATGAATGAAGTAATTAATACGTTATTAGCTCATCGATCTATAAGGAAATTTGAAGATAAACAGCTAACAAAGGAACAAATTGAAACCATTGTAAAAAGTGCTCAAGCAGCATCCACTTCTAGTTTTATACAAGCTTATTCTATTATCGGAGTGTCGAACAAAGAAAAGAAACAAGAACTAGCAGAACTAGCTGGTAATCAGTCTTATGTAGAAAATAGCGGTCACTTCTTTGTTTTCTGCGCAGATTTACATCGACATGATGTGATTGCGGAAATGGAAGGAGTAGATTTAAGCGAATCGTTAGAGAGCACAGAGAAATATATGGTGTCACTTATTGACGCATCACTCGCAGCACAAAATGCGGCAATAGCAGCAGAATCAATGGGATTAGGTATTTGTTATATAGGAGGATTACGTAACAATTTAGAAAAGGTATGTGAAGTGTTGCAAACTCCAAATAGAGTTATTCCGTTATTCGGTTTAACAGTAGGTTACCCAGCGCAAGATCCAGGCGTGAAACCACGTTTACCAGTTTCAAACGTTTACCATGAAGAAACATACGAACCAAATAATGAACAATTTAAAGAACAGTTAGAAGCATATAACAAAGAAATTTCTCAATATTATTACGAGAGAACAAATGGAATGCGCAACGACAAATGGACTGCTCAAATGGCTTCGATGTTAGAAAGTCCGAAACGCATGTATATGAAAGAGTTTGTAGAGAAGAAAGGGTTTAATAAGAAATAG
- a CDS encoding BCCT family transporter, whose translation MNLKNLGIVFWVSATIVAILVLIGALAPNAFGEISGRALDFTTYAFGWFYLLAVLFFVLFCLILAFTRYGRIRLGRDEDRPEFPFFTWIGMLFSAGFGVGLVFWGIAEPMSHYFTPPRDTVEPLTDVAARTAMHYSFFHWGVSQWSVFTVVGLAIGYFQFRKKEDGLISTTLKPVIGDREYIKKPIDILAVIATVMGVATSLGLGILQINGGLNVVFGIPNNAIVQLIIIFVLLLLYLSSTSTGLNRGIKYLSNLNLALAILLTAFVFIMGPTVFILNTFTLGIGDYISNFFNTSLRLTPYKGGTWVRDWTIFYWAWAIAWSPFVGAFIARVSRGRTIREFVLGVLIVPPLIALFWIAVFGGTALHFDLFGGTDIATTVNNDITSALFTTFAQLPFTFILSLLSILLILTFLITSADSATFILGTMTSNGSMNPPLFLRVIWGTLMASIAAVLLLSSGLEGLQTASLVAALPFTVILLGICHSLVKALNKERKEQKRAK comes from the coding sequence ATGAATTTGAAAAATTTAGGAATTGTTTTTTGGGTTTCGGCGACCATTGTTGCCATTTTAGTGTTAATAGGAGCATTGGCGCCAAACGCATTTGGAGAGATATCGGGGCGCGCGCTGGATTTTACTACATATGCTTTCGGTTGGTTTTACTTGTTAGCCGTTTTATTCTTTGTGTTATTTTGTCTTATTTTAGCGTTTACTCGTTACGGAAGGATTCGCTTAGGAAGAGATGAAGATCGACCAGAGTTTCCTTTTTTCACTTGGATAGGGATGCTCTTTAGTGCAGGATTTGGTGTTGGTCTTGTTTTTTGGGGAATTGCAGAGCCAATGAGCCACTATTTTACACCACCACGTGATACGGTAGAGCCTTTAACTGATGTTGCGGCTCGTACTGCGATGCACTATTCCTTTTTTCATTGGGGAGTAAGTCAATGGTCCGTCTTTACAGTCGTTGGACTTGCAATCGGTTATTTTCAGTTTAGAAAAAAAGAAGATGGACTTATCTCCACAACACTTAAGCCAGTCATTGGGGATCGTGAATACATAAAAAAGCCTATTGATATTTTAGCGGTTATCGCTACAGTGATGGGAGTCGCTACTTCATTAGGACTTGGGATTTTACAAATTAACGGTGGGTTAAATGTTGTTTTCGGCATTCCAAATAATGCAATCGTTCAACTTATTATCATATTTGTTCTTTTACTTTTGTATTTAAGTTCGACGAGTACTGGATTAAATCGCGGAATTAAATATTTGAGTAACTTAAACTTAGCTCTTGCTATTTTATTGACGGCTTTTGTATTTATTATGGGGCCGACTGTGTTTATTTTAAATACGTTTACGCTTGGTATTGGGGATTATATTTCTAATTTCTTTAATACAAGCTTACGATTAACACCATACAAAGGTGGAACGTGGGTACGTGACTGGACGATTTTCTATTGGGCTTGGGCCATTGCTTGGTCACCTTTTGTTGGTGCATTTATTGCTCGAGTTTCTAGAGGAAGAACGATTCGGGAATTTGTCCTTGGCGTGTTAATTGTTCCCCCATTAATTGCACTGTTCTGGATTGCAGTATTTGGAGGAACAGCTTTACACTTTGATCTATTTGGTGGGACAGATATTGCCACAACGGTAAATAATGATATTACATCGGCATTGTTTACTACCTTTGCACAACTGCCATTTACTTTTATTCTATCATTACTTTCTATCTTATTGATTCTTACGTTCTTAATTACTTCTGCGGACTCCGCGACGTTTATTTTAGGAACGATGACGTCGAATGGTAGTATGAATCCACCATTATTTTTACGTGTCATTTGGGGGACTTTAATGGCTTCTATTGCGGCTGTTCTATTGTTGTCGAGTGGATTAGAAGGATTACAGACAGCTTCCTTAGTTGCTGCGTTGCCTTTTACTGTTATATTACTTGGGATTTGTCATTCTTTAGTGAAGGCGTTGAATAAAGAGCGCAAAGAGCAGAAACGAGCGAAATAG
- the htpX gene encoding protease HtpX, translated as MGKRVFLFLLTNIMVLVTIGIVLSILGVGSYRTADGGIDLVTLLIFSAVIGFTGAFMSLLMSRWMAKKMMNVQVLNPDGSLSPRERKIVDMVHRMSRAAGITRMPEVGIYHSPEVNAFATGPSKNRSLVAVSSGLLDEMDEAAVEGVIAHEVAHIANGDMVTMTLLQGVVNTFVVFLARIAAWAVSRFAREDLAPIVHFIAVIVFQIAFSILGSIVVMAYSRYREFHADRGGADLAGKDKMVHALRSLKQYTNRITDEKDTAVATLKISGKKKGSLFSSHPDLDERIRRLEAK; from the coding sequence ATGGGTAAACGTGTATTTTTATTCCTATTAACAAATATCATGGTTCTTGTAACCATCGGTATTGTCCTTTCCATCCTTGGTGTAGGTAGCTACCGCACTGCTGATGGCGGAATTGATTTAGTAACTTTATTGATTTTTAGTGCCGTGATTGGTTTCACTGGTGCGTTCATGTCACTATTGATGTCTCGCTGGATGGCGAAGAAAATGATGAACGTACAAGTTTTAAATCCAGATGGATCGCTTTCTCCACGTGAGCGTAAAATCGTAGACATGGTTCACCGTATGAGTCGTGCTGCTGGTATTACTCGTATGCCTGAGGTTGGAATCTATCATTCCCCAGAAGTAAATGCATTTGCAACTGGTCCTTCTAAAAACCGTTCATTAGTTGCGGTGTCTTCTGGTCTTTTAGATGAGATGGATGAAGCTGCTGTAGAAGGTGTTATCGCGCATGAGGTAGCACATATTGCAAATGGCGACATGGTAACGATGACACTTTTACAAGGTGTTGTAAATACATTCGTTGTGTTCTTAGCACGTATTGCTGCATGGGCTGTTTCTCGTTTCGCACGTGAAGACTTAGCACCAATTGTTCACTTTATTGCGGTAATCGTATTCCAAATTGCTTTCTCTATTCTTGGAAGCATCGTCGTTATGGCTTACTCTCGTTACCGTGAGTTCCATGCGGACCGTGGTGGCGCTGACTTAGCTGGTAAAGACAAAATGGTTCACGCATTACGCTCTTTAAAACAATACACGAACCGTATTACAGATGAAAAAGATACTGCTGTTGCGACATTAAAGATTTCAGGGAAAAAGAAAGGTTCACTTTTCTCTTCTCACCCTGATCTAGATGAGCGTATTCGTCGTTTAGAAGCAAAATAA